The following proteins are co-located in the Triticum aestivum cultivar Chinese Spring chromosome 1A, IWGSC CS RefSeq v2.1, whole genome shotgun sequence genome:
- the LOC123046673 gene encoding protein FAR1-RELATED SEQUENCE 5 isoform X2 — translation MEAAMGDGVEEEGRSNTNQKGVEEDVVPDERQERRSPERNQQQDPQDRSTMRALAEDNLLRLSQEELILNDTFSFTALLQSDIIYKVHSGDASTKIMGTIEQNSRTKADDSFTTTIDTKTFEGDLHHEVAASEDGGGESNPWDTCMFYNMNLQQEPEDVDIRRAAAKTKSSTGCSNEEGEIKEPEHSLEQDGDDGFLDEEDVERFLQNEQDAASEGNLMNTNSNFKPHLGMQFKTKEEAQESINFYSKLAGFSVATVAISRTTSKKRNNEVTRITMKCNKWGKTKEIEAESVVPMRKSTVIAKTDCKVVVVISEKGGFWEITRQQLEHNHELTPNSRFFRSHKYMSDEEKCLIRVLKHTNLETRRIVAVLAYLRGGMAYLPYTKKHVTNYAATINRDITNSNMMEVVQMFNKKQAENPRFCYSFEIDGENKVRSLFWTDVRSRMMYDICGDCISFDTTFLTNRYNLPFAPFVGISPHGNTYLFACAFIINETKETFAWLFEQFLMAMGGKHPISIITDQDKAMQAAIEKVFPNAIHRSCLFHIKKKAEEKVGPCFQANEGLYEDFQDIVDNSLTVEEYETHWQEMIEKYKVHDIKYFSDMWENRKKFIPVYFKDKFFPFIQTTARSEGTNSLFKKGVGATFSATSFLREYDRILDVVHDKEE, via the exons atggaggCCGCCATGGGCGATGGGGTAGAAGAAGAAGGGAGGTCAAACACAAATCAGAAaggagttgaagaagatgttgtaCCTGACGAGCGGCAAGAAAGAAGATCGCCAGAGAGGAATCAGCAACAGGATCCACAG GACAGGAGCACGATGAGGGCACTAGCTGAAGACAACCTACTGAGACTATCACAGGAAGAACTGATACTCAAT GACACATTTTCATTCACTGCCCTCCTTCAATCTGACATTATATACAAG GTACATTCAGGAGATGCATCAACGAAAATTATGGGAACTATTGAGCAAAACTCCAGGACCAAAGCAGATGATAGTTTCACCACAACAATAGACACCAAG ACATTTGAGGGAGACTTGCATCACGAAGTGGCAGCAagtgaagatggtggaggagaaTCTAATCCATGGGACACATGCATGTTCTACAACATGAATCTGCAACAG GAGCCTGAGGATGTTGACATAAGAAGAGCAGCAGCTAAAACAAAGTCAAGCACAGGCTGTAGcaatgaagaaggagaaataaaagAACCAGAACACTCACTTGAACAAGACGGAGATGATGGATTCCTCGATGAAGAAGACGTTGAGAGATTCCTACAAAATGAACAAGATGCTGCATCAGAAGGCAATCTGATGAACACCAACAGTAATTTCAAGCCACATTTAGGCATGCAATTCAAAACAAAAGAAGAAGCTCAGGAATCTATAAATTTCTACTCAAAACTAGCAGGCTTTTCAGTGGCTACTGTAGCAATCTccagaacaacaagcaaaaagAGGAACAATGAGGTGACAAGGATCACTATGAAGTGCAACAAGTGGGGCAAGACAAAAGAAATAGAGGCAGAAAGCGTTGTACCCATGAGAAAAAGTACAGTCATTGCTAAAACTGATTGTAAAGTCGTGGTGGTCATATCAGAGAAAGGAGGTTTTTGGGAAATTACAAGACAACAACTCGAACACAACCATGAGTTAACACCAAACAGTAGATTCTTCAGGTCACATAAGTACATGTCAGATGAAGAGAAGTGCTTGATACGGGTTTTGAAGCATACAAACCTAGAAACAAGAAGGATTGTTGCTGTCCTAGCTTATTTGAGAGGAGGAATGGCTTATCTACCCTACACAAAGAAGCATGTGACTAACTATGCAGCAACAATAAACAGAGATATCACAAACTCTAACATGATGGAAGTAGTGCAAATGTTCAACAAGAAGCAAGCAGAAAATCCTAGGTTTTGCTACTCGTTTGAGATTGATGGAGAGAATAAAGTGAGAAGCTTATTCTGGACAGATGTTAGGTCAAGAATGATGTATGACATTTGCGGTGATTGCATTAGTTTCGACACTACATTCCTGACAAATAGATACAACCTACCGTTTGCACCCTTTGTTGGAATATCCCCGCATGGCAACACATACTTGTTTGCTTGTGCCTTCATTATCAACGAGACGAAAGAAACATTTGCTTGGTTGTTTGAACAATTCCTAATGGCTATGGGAGGCAAGCATCCTATATCGATCATTACAGATCAGGACAAGGCTATGCAAGCAGCAATTGAAAAAGTCTTTCCTAATGCTATCCATAGGAGCTGCCTGTTTCACATAAAGAAAAAGGCAGAGGAGAAAGTTGGCCCATGTTTCCAAGCTAACGAAGGCCTATATGAAGATTTCCAGGACATTGTGGACAACTCTTTGACTGTGGAAGAATATGAAACACACTGGCAAGAAATGATTGAAAAGTACAAAGTTCATGACATAAAGTACTTCAGCGACATGTGGGAAAATAGGAAAAAGTTCATACCAGTGTATTTCAAGGACAAATTCTTCCCATTCATACAAACTACAGCAAGAAGTGAAGgaacaaattccctcttcaaaaaagGGGTTGGAGCTACATTCAGTGCTACCAGCTTTTTGAGAGAGTATGACCGGATTCTTGATGTTGTACATGACAAGGAAGAATAA
- the LOC123046673 gene encoding protein FAR1-RELATED SEQUENCE 5 isoform X1 produces MEAAMGDGVEEEGRSNTNQKGVEEDVVPDERQERRSPERNQQQDPQDRSTMRALAEDNLLRLSQEELILNDTFSFTALLQSDIIYKVHSGDASTKIMGTIEQNSRTKADDSFTTTIDTKTFEGDLHHEVAASEDGGGESNPWDTCMFYNMNLQQLQEPEDVDIRRAAAKTKSSTGCSNEEGEIKEPEHSLEQDGDDGFLDEEDVERFLQNEQDAASEGNLMNTNSNFKPHLGMQFKTKEEAQESINFYSKLAGFSVATVAISRTTSKKRNNEVTRITMKCNKWGKTKEIEAESVVPMRKSTVIAKTDCKVVVVISEKGGFWEITRQQLEHNHELTPNSRFFRSHKYMSDEEKCLIRVLKHTNLETRRIVAVLAYLRGGMAYLPYTKKHVTNYAATINRDITNSNMMEVVQMFNKKQAENPRFCYSFEIDGENKVRSLFWTDVRSRMMYDICGDCISFDTTFLTNRYNLPFAPFVGISPHGNTYLFACAFIINETKETFAWLFEQFLMAMGGKHPISIITDQDKAMQAAIEKVFPNAIHRSCLFHIKKKAEEKVGPCFQANEGLYEDFQDIVDNSLTVEEYETHWQEMIEKYKVHDIKYFSDMWENRKKFIPVYFKDKFFPFIQTTARSEGTNSLFKKGVGATFSATSFLREYDRILDVVHDKEE; encoded by the exons atggaggCCGCCATGGGCGATGGGGTAGAAGAAGAAGGGAGGTCAAACACAAATCAGAAaggagttgaagaagatgttgtaCCTGACGAGCGGCAAGAAAGAAGATCGCCAGAGAGGAATCAGCAACAGGATCCACAG GACAGGAGCACGATGAGGGCACTAGCTGAAGACAACCTACTGAGACTATCACAGGAAGAACTGATACTCAAT GACACATTTTCATTCACTGCCCTCCTTCAATCTGACATTATATACAAG GTACATTCAGGAGATGCATCAACGAAAATTATGGGAACTATTGAGCAAAACTCCAGGACCAAAGCAGATGATAGTTTCACCACAACAATAGACACCAAG ACATTTGAGGGAGACTTGCATCACGAAGTGGCAGCAagtgaagatggtggaggagaaTCTAATCCATGGGACACATGCATGTTCTACAACATGAATCTGCAACAG TTGCAGGAGCCTGAGGATGTTGACATAAGAAGAGCAGCAGCTAAAACAAAGTCAAGCACAGGCTGTAGcaatgaagaaggagaaataaaagAACCAGAACACTCACTTGAACAAGACGGAGATGATGGATTCCTCGATGAAGAAGACGTTGAGAGATTCCTACAAAATGAACAAGATGCTGCATCAGAAGGCAATCTGATGAACACCAACAGTAATTTCAAGCCACATTTAGGCATGCAATTCAAAACAAAAGAAGAAGCTCAGGAATCTATAAATTTCTACTCAAAACTAGCAGGCTTTTCAGTGGCTACTGTAGCAATCTccagaacaacaagcaaaaagAGGAACAATGAGGTGACAAGGATCACTATGAAGTGCAACAAGTGGGGCAAGACAAAAGAAATAGAGGCAGAAAGCGTTGTACCCATGAGAAAAAGTACAGTCATTGCTAAAACTGATTGTAAAGTCGTGGTGGTCATATCAGAGAAAGGAGGTTTTTGGGAAATTACAAGACAACAACTCGAACACAACCATGAGTTAACACCAAACAGTAGATTCTTCAGGTCACATAAGTACATGTCAGATGAAGAGAAGTGCTTGATACGGGTTTTGAAGCATACAAACCTAGAAACAAGAAGGATTGTTGCTGTCCTAGCTTATTTGAGAGGAGGAATGGCTTATCTACCCTACACAAAGAAGCATGTGACTAACTATGCAGCAACAATAAACAGAGATATCACAAACTCTAACATGATGGAAGTAGTGCAAATGTTCAACAAGAAGCAAGCAGAAAATCCTAGGTTTTGCTACTCGTTTGAGATTGATGGAGAGAATAAAGTGAGAAGCTTATTCTGGACAGATGTTAGGTCAAGAATGATGTATGACATTTGCGGTGATTGCATTAGTTTCGACACTACATTCCTGACAAATAGATACAACCTACCGTTTGCACCCTTTGTTGGAATATCCCCGCATGGCAACACATACTTGTTTGCTTGTGCCTTCATTATCAACGAGACGAAAGAAACATTTGCTTGGTTGTTTGAACAATTCCTAATGGCTATGGGAGGCAAGCATCCTATATCGATCATTACAGATCAGGACAAGGCTATGCAAGCAGCAATTGAAAAAGTCTTTCCTAATGCTATCCATAGGAGCTGCCTGTTTCACATAAAGAAAAAGGCAGAGGAGAAAGTTGGCCCATGTTTCCAAGCTAACGAAGGCCTATATGAAGATTTCCAGGACATTGTGGACAACTCTTTGACTGTGGAAGAATATGAAACACACTGGCAAGAAATGATTGAAAAGTACAAAGTTCATGACATAAAGTACTTCAGCGACATGTGGGAAAATAGGAAAAAGTTCATACCAGTGTATTTCAAGGACAAATTCTTCCCATTCATACAAACTACAGCAAGAAGTGAAGgaacaaattccctcttcaaaaaagGGGTTGGAGCTACATTCAGTGCTACCAGCTTTTTGAGAGAGTATGACCGGATTCTTGATGTTGTACATGACAAGGAAGAATAA